A single genomic interval of Maniola jurtina chromosome 23, ilManJurt1.1, whole genome shotgun sequence harbors:
- the LOC123877322 gene encoding facilitated trehalose transporter Tret1-like — protein MGRFSDVYFWRQVLVLIGSCMLSVGTGFMLSFPSVLNPSILSPNSTGIHATQDQASWIASSNGISGVFGFCMVPYIMQIYGRKSVHIGLNFFAGLGFLIFSLASNVPCLYAARIMQGVSMCAVYISTLILGEYAHPKRRGYFVTVKKFTVAIGSLMCHSLGMFWTWKQIAAFATIPYTFGVFSTFLWPESPSFLALIEKYDECKKSHNWLFGDGARSRKELEDLISTQKEVRNQRKNKENLRFVIRKLLKKEFMKPFLIVSLLTMIIDASGRYYVFAYIVQILTEVTNDKSIAAYFTIGSDILTLAALIMSCFVIRCCKRRTLLFTSGITCVILMCLTSLITFLKSRFNILDSVYWWFIPSVILLNIFIVNVGIIPASFAIMCEIFPLEHKGTGICATGIVFTILFSLVMKFTPLMMENTGVEGTFGIYALHVAVGLLILYFILNETKDKTLQEIEKEIRGIKQAKFNEYYLNDKPLIEK, from the exons ATGGGCCGCTTTAGTGATGTTTATTTCTGGAGAcaggtatt GGTGCTTATAGGCAGTTGTATGCTATCGGTGGGTACTGGTTTCATGCTGTCGTTCCCATCGGTCCTGAACCCAAGCATATTGTCCCCAAACAGCACTGGAATACATGCAACTCAGGACCAGGCTTCTTGGATAg CTAGCAGCAATGGTATTTCGGGCGTTTTTGGATTTTGCATGGTACCGTACATCATGCAAATTTACGGTCGAAAATCCGTTCACATTGGACTAAACTTTTTTGCTGGTCTCGGTTTCCTAATATTTTCACTGGCAAGTAATGTTCCATGTTTATATGCGGCAAGAATCATGCAAGGAGTATCAATGTGCGCAGTTTATATTTCAACCTTGATATTAGGAGAATACGCACACCCGAAAAGACGAGGTTACTTCGTCACTGTAAAAAAATTTACGGTTGCAATTGGTTCACTGATGTGCCACTCCTTGGGTATGTTCTGGACCTGGAAACAGATAGCTGCTTTTGCAACCATTCCATACACTTTTGGAGTATTTTCTACATTTCTGTGGCCTGAGAGTCCATCGTTTTTGGCTTTGATAGAGAAATATGATGAATGTAAAAAATCACACAACTGGCTGTTTGGAGACGGTGCAAGGAGTAGGAAAGAATTAGAAGATTTAATATCAACCCAAAAAGAAGTGAGAAATCAGAGAAAGAACAAGGAAAACCTGAGGTTTGTGATCAGAAAATTGCTAAAAAAAGAATTCATGAAACCATTTTTAATAGTTTCTTTATTGACAATGATAATAGACGCGAGTGGAAGATATTATGTGTTTGCATATATAGTCCAAATCCTAACTGAAGTTACGAATGATAAGTCTATCGCTGCATATTTTACAATAGGCTCCGATATATTAACATTAGCTGCGTTGATAATGTCATGTTTTGTGATACGATGTTGTAAAAGACGGACTTTACTATTTACTTCTGGTATAACTTGTGTGATTTTGATGTGTCTTACAAGTTTGATCACATTTTTGAAATCTCGTTTTAATATATTAGATTCTGTGTATTGGTGGTTCATTCCTTcagttattttattgaatattttCATCGTTAACGTAGGGATTATACCCGCTAGTTTTGCAATAATGTGTGAAATATTTCCACTGGAACACAAAGGTACAGGTATATGTGCAACTGGTATAGTTTTTACTATTTTGTTTTCACTTGTCATGAAATTTACTCCATTGATGATGGAGAACACAGGAGTTGAAGGTACATTTGGCATCTACGCACTTCACGTGGCTGTGGGTTTGttgatattatatttcattttaaatgaaACTAAGGATAAAACGTTACAggaaatagaaaaagaaatcaGAGGCATCAAACAAGCTAAGTTTAAtgagtattatttaaatgataaaccATTGATCGAAAAGTGA